From Candidatus Atelocyanobacterium thalassa isolate ALOHA, a single genomic window includes:
- a CDS encoding DUF4335 domain-containing protein — MNIRRCYSLPNCTLILEGLDNKVSNSETREILSVLINVECQFTGITQKIEGGNALFENLVKATSEYVQAYLSGVSHPSHSQTEENIINIEKIIDKDLHCLAWNPSTEDRDVVKIILTTVQLFDLVEGIDQFFADNYTLPNFNLQLKPISKRYHHSDESFVELVIPITIGIFSLSFVSLLLSFLPIPEVVEPKPSLSPVSIERSLHSINT, encoded by the coding sequence ATGAATATTAGACGATGCTATAGTCTGCCTAACTGCACTTTGATTCTAGAAGGTTTAGATAATAAAGTTTCTAATAGTGAAACTCGTGAAATATTATCTGTATTGATCAATGTCGAATGTCAATTCACAGGTATTACTCAAAAAATAGAAGGGGGGAACGCGCTTTTTGAAAATCTTGTCAAAGCTACTAGTGAATATGTTCAAGCTTATTTAAGTGGAGTTTCTCATCCCTCACATTCTCAAACGGAAGAAAATATAATTAATATTGAAAAAATTATTGACAAAGATCTTCATTGTTTAGCTTGGAACCCCTCTACTGAGGATAGAGATGTTGTCAAAATCATACTGACAACAGTTCAGTTATTTGACTTAGTAGAAGGAATTGATCAATTTTTCGCTGACAACTACACTTTGCCTAACTTTAATTTACAATTAAAGCCAATATCTAAGCGTTATCATCATTCTGACGAATCATTTGTTGAACTAGTAATTCCAATTACCATAGGAATTTTTAGTTTAAGCTTTGTATCTTTACTGTTATCTTTTCTTCCCATTCCAGAAGTTGTTGAACCAAAACCTAGTTTATCTCCAGTGTCTATAGAAAGATCTTTACATTCCATTAATACATAA
- the recF gene encoding DNA replication/repair protein RecF (All proteins in this family for which functions are known are DNA-binding proteins that assist the filamentation of RecA onto DNA for the initiation of recombination or recombinational repair.) — MYLKNIHLYTFRNYYKQSVNLQSQKTILLGNNAQGKSNLLEAIELLATLKSHRTRRDQDLILEGEKSSQITANVERIYGQSELSITLRSSGKRSLMLNHEKLHRHLEFLGHINAVEFSCLDLDLVRGSPEIRRIWLDTLLIQLEPIYAHIINQYHKILRQRNSLLKIIRKQFNDSKKSDNFMTTISQLKLWDEQLAEAGTRVTRRRNRVIQRLVPLAQKWHKSISGKAELLDINYLSNITIENENHQTIQQRFLEKIEQRSIIERNLATTVVGPHRDDVEFNINKNQAKFYGSQGQQRTLVLAIKLAELQLIEDVIGEPPLLLLDDVLAELDHNRQKQLLEAIQGKFQTLITTTHLPTFDTEWLKSSQIIKVERGKIFQF, encoded by the coding sequence ATGTATTTAAAAAATATTCATTTATATACTTTTCGTAACTATTATAAACAGTCAGTTAACTTACAGTCACAAAAGACAATTTTATTAGGTAATAACGCTCAAGGGAAATCTAATTTACTTGAAGCAATAGAGTTATTGGCTACTCTAAAAAGTCATCGCACAAGAAGAGATCAAGATCTAATATTAGAAGGAGAAAAAAGTAGTCAAATCACAGCTAATGTTGAAAGAATTTATGGACAATCTGAGTTAAGTATTACACTTCGTTCAAGTGGTAAACGTAGCTTAATGTTAAACCATGAAAAACTTCATCGCCATCTTGAATTTTTAGGTCATATTAACGCAGTAGAATTTTCATGTTTGGATTTGGACTTAGTAAGAGGATCACCAGAAATTCGTCGTATTTGGTTAGATACTCTTTTGATCCAATTAGAACCTATTTATGCTCATATCATTAATCAATACCATAAAATTTTAAGACAAAGAAACTCTCTCCTTAAAATAATTCGAAAGCAGTTTAACGATTCAAAAAAATCTGATAATTTCATGACTACAATATCTCAATTAAAATTGTGGGATGAACAACTTGCAGAAGCAGGAACGAGAGTTACTAGAAGGCGAAATCGTGTAATACAAAGATTAGTTCCTCTAGCACAAAAATGGCACAAAAGTATTAGTGGAAAGGCAGAATTATTAGATATTAATTATTTATCGAATATAACTATTGAAAATGAGAATCATCAAACAATACAACAAAGATTTTTAGAGAAAATAGAGCAACGTAGTATTATTGAAAGAAATCTTGCTACAACAGTTGTTGGACCTCATCGAGATGATGTAGAGTTTAATATTAATAAAAATCAAGCAAAATTTTATGGTTCCCAAGGACAACAGAGAACTTTAGTTTTAGCTATTAAATTAGCTGAACTTCAGTTAATTGAAGATGTGATTGGGGAACCTCCATTGTTGTTACTTGACGATGTATTGGCTGAATTAGATCACAATAGGCAAAAGCAATTACTAGAGGCTATTCAAGGAAAGTTCCAAACACTTATTACAACTACTCATTTACCTACTTTTGACACAGAGTGGTTGAAATCTTCACAAATTATAAAAGTTGAAAGAGGTAAAATTTTCCAATTTTAA
- a CDS encoding transposase has product MSPKKLIDDDKQEILNLYRQTSETTSTLAHRYGVSSSTISRFLKNTLSDIEYEELIQQKRLARTNKIQNNNDTEKIKKSNLDTLKSFSESKKNNENIRITESLSEKTPDELLSKPKPITVKHIPTLLLSSKETELIEEDDDELEDVDVMALGEMLGEDIESNYEDWDEEDEDSNEDDKNYDESLSTSGNICVLPFSDAILPRTCYLVIDRSAELIARPLKEFAHLGQIPISEIQQNTLPIFDNHRFARRFSNRSQRVIKIPDSRLLYKTCAYLQAKGITRIFMDGQIYSLDLEE; this is encoded by the coding sequence ATGAGTCCTAAAAAATTAATCGATGATGATAAGCAAGAGATTCTTAACCTTTATCGTCAAACTTCAGAAACTACCTCTACCTTAGCTCATCGTTATGGTGTAAGTAGTTCTACTATTAGTCGCTTTCTGAAAAATACACTATCAGATATAGAGTATGAAGAATTAATTCAGCAAAAACGATTGGCAAGAACTAATAAGATTCAAAATAATAATGACACAGAAAAGATAAAAAAAAGTAATTTAGACACTTTAAAATCATTTTCTGAATCTAAAAAGAATAATGAAAATATTCGTATTACTGAATCTTTATCAGAAAAAACACCTGATGAGTTATTAAGTAAACCTAAGCCAATAACCGTAAAACATATTCCAACTTTGCTACTATCTTCAAAAGAAACAGAATTAATAGAAGAAGATGATGATGAATTGGAAGATGTAGATGTTATGGCTTTAGGAGAAATGCTAGGAGAAGATATTGAGAGCAATTATGAAGATTGGGATGAAGAAGATGAGGATAGTAACGAAGATGATAAAAATTATGATGAGTCTTTGTCTACTAGTGGTAATATCTGCGTTTTACCTTTTTCTGATGCAATACTCCCAAGAACTTGTTATCTTGTCATAGACCGTTCTGCAGAGCTAATTGCGCGACCATTAAAAGAATTTGCTCATCTAGGACAAATTCCAATTAGTGAGATACAGCAGAACACTCTACCAATATTTGATAATCATCGTTTTGCCCGTAGATTTTCTAATCGTTCTCAAAGAGTCATTAAGATTCCTGACAGCCGTCTTTTATATAAAACCTGTGCTTATTTACAAGCTAAAGGAATAACTCGTATTTTTATGGATGGCCAGATATATTCTTTAGATTTAGAGGAATGA
- the carA gene encoding glutamine-hydrolyzing carbamoyl-phosphate synthase small subunit, with product MNIMKGEPALLVLADGTFFEGLSFGAKGTVMGEVVFNTGMTGYQEVLTDPSYYGQIVNFTCPELGNTGINDDDQESDRPHVFGVIAKNITYRPSNWRSTESLPDYLIRHGIVSIYGIDTRQLTRKIRAMGAMNGIISTEILDKETLISKLKSAPPMEGLNLVKKVTTNKIYQWSIATNEKWEFVDHHSQTVKDLLTVIVVDFGIKRNILKRLVSYGCKVIVVPVDTELNSILNYDPDGIFLSNGPGDPASVSEGINLVKLLIGTEIPIFGICMGHQILSLALGGSTFKLRFGHRGLNQPCGLSNKIEITSQNHGFAVSEESLNETIEISHFNLNDQTIAGICHKKLPFFSVQYHPEASPGPHDADYLFVKFINFMQQYRIKSNKSS from the coding sequence ATGAACATAATGAAAGGAGAACCCGCTTTATTAGTACTAGCCGATGGTACATTTTTTGAAGGTTTATCATTTGGTGCGAAAGGTACGGTCATGGGAGAAGTCGTATTTAATACAGGGATGACAGGATATCAAGAAGTTTTAACAGATCCAAGCTACTATGGTCAAATTGTAAATTTTACATGTCCTGAATTAGGTAATACAGGAATAAATGATGACGATCAAGAATCTGACAGACCCCATGTTTTTGGTGTCATTGCTAAAAATATTACATATCGCCCAAGTAATTGGCGTTCAACAGAGTCTCTGCCAGATTATTTAATTCGTCATGGAATTGTAAGTATTTATGGAATTGATACTAGACAGTTAACTCGTAAAATTAGAGCTATGGGGGCAATGAATGGAATTATTTCCACAGAAATATTAGATAAAGAAACTTTAATATCTAAGCTAAAATCAGCTCCTCCGATGGAAGGGCTAAATCTAGTTAAAAAAGTTACTACTAATAAAATTTACCAGTGGTCAATTGCTACTAATGAAAAATGGGAATTCGTTGACCATCATAGTCAAACTGTTAAGGATTTGTTAACTGTCATAGTAGTTGACTTTGGAATTAAACGAAATATTTTAAAACGTTTGGTCAGCTACGGATGTAAGGTTATTGTTGTTCCTGTTGATACAGAACTTAACAGTATTTTAAATTATGACCCTGATGGTATTTTTCTTTCTAACGGTCCTGGTGATCCAGCTTCAGTTAGCGAAGGTATAAATCTTGTAAAATTGCTTATTGGCACTGAAATACCTATTTTTGGTATTTGTATGGGACACCAGATTTTAAGTCTAGCCTTGGGAGGTAGCACTTTCAAATTAAGATTTGGCCATCGTGGACTAAATCAACCTTGTGGACTAAGCAACAAGATAGAAATCACAAGTCAAAACCATGGATTTGCAGTATCTGAAGAATCATTAAATGAAACAATTGAAATTAGTCATTTCAATTTAAATGATCAAACTATAGCTGGAATATGCCATAAAAAGTTACCTTTCTTTTCTGTGCAATATCACCCAGAAGCAAGTCCAGGACCGCATGATGCCGACTATCTGTTTGTAAAATTTATCAATTTTATGCAGCAATACAGAATAAAATCTAATAAATCGTCCTAG
- a CDS encoding phosphatidate cytidylyltransferase translates to MPWTRTITAIIGIFFALGILIIGKWLFTIGLCLIVFLGQLEYFQLVRAKGIIPATKTTLIVSQILLITAAIAPHFTDALFALAGTLICFYLLFQPKLASIADISTSILGLFYGGYLPSYWLRLRVGFDSTITNINVENNDLFLQKYLPNLWTKSQFLSPALTVTCLAFSCIWAADIGAYVMGKSFGKTRLSNISPKKTVEGAIAGLIGSIIVAEIGAWYLKWPYCYLTGMILGILIGIVSLLGDLTESMMKRDAGVKDSGKLIPGHGGILDRTDSYVFTAPLVYYFVTLFLPLLR, encoded by the coding sequence ATGCCCTGGACTAGAACTATAACAGCTATTATTGGTATCTTTTTTGCTTTAGGAATATTAATTATTGGCAAGTGGCTCTTTACTATTGGACTATGTTTGATAGTTTTTTTAGGACAATTAGAATATTTTCAGTTAGTTAGAGCTAAAGGAATTATTCCTGCCACTAAAACAACTTTAATCGTATCCCAAATTTTATTGATCACAGCAGCTATCGCGCCACATTTTACGGATGCTTTATTTGCTTTAGCAGGTACATTAATTTGCTTTTATCTCCTATTTCAGCCTAAATTAGCTAGTATTGCCGATATTTCTACTTCTATTTTAGGCTTGTTTTATGGAGGATATTTACCTAGTTACTGGCTAAGATTAAGAGTTGGTTTTGACAGCACTATTACAAATATTAATGTTGAAAATAATGATTTATTTCTTCAAAAATATTTGCCTAATCTATGGACAAAATCTCAATTCCTTTCTCCCGCATTAACTGTTACTTGTTTAGCTTTCAGTTGTATTTGGGCCGCTGATATTGGAGCTTATGTTATGGGTAAATCATTTGGTAAAACTCGTTTGTCCAATATTAGTCCTAAAAAAACTGTTGAAGGTGCAATAGCTGGATTAATAGGAAGTATAATAGTTGCAGAAATTGGTGCCTGGTATCTTAAGTGGCCTTATTGCTACTTAACTGGTATGATTCTAGGGATATTAATTGGGATTGTGAGTCTTCTAGGGGATTTAACCGAATCTATGATGAAAAGAGATGCAGGCGTAAAAGATTCAGGTAAATTAATTCCTGGCCATGGTGGAATTTTAGATAGGACAGATAGTTATGTATTTACAGCTCCTCTAGTATATTATTTTGTAACGCTTTTCTTACCGTTGTTGAGATAG
- the rpe gene encoding ribulose-phosphate 3-epimerase, whose amino-acid sequence MSQFNKPIVISPSILSADFSCLREEIELVDKAGADWIHIDVMDGRFVPNITIGPLVVEAIRPYTKKPLDVHLMIVEPEKYITDFVNAGADIISIHAENNASLHLHRTLGQIKELGKKAGVVLNPATPLTSIEHVLEICDLILIMSVNPGFGGQSFIPTMLDKIYQLRQICNKKGLDPWIEVDGGLKPENTWKVIEAGANSIVAGSAIFKSANYAEAIRGIRESKSSIQ is encoded by the coding sequence ATGAGCCAATTTAATAAACCTATAGTTATTTCTCCTTCTATTCTCTCAGCCGATTTTAGCTGTTTAAGAGAGGAAATCGAATTGGTTGACAAGGCAGGCGCAGATTGGATACATATAGATGTTATGGATGGCCGCTTTGTCCCAAATATCACTATTGGTCCACTAGTAGTTGAAGCGATTCGTCCTTATACTAAAAAACCATTAGATGTTCATTTAATGATTGTAGAACCTGAAAAATATATTACTGACTTTGTAAACGCAGGAGCAGATATAATTTCTATACATGCAGAGAATAATGCATCTCTTCATTTACATCGAACTCTTGGACAAATTAAAGAACTAGGTAAAAAAGCTGGAGTTGTTCTTAATCCTGCTACTCCTTTAACATCTATTGAACATGTTTTAGAAATATGTGACTTGATCTTAATAATGAGTGTTAATCCTGGCTTTGGAGGACAAAGTTTTATTCCTACCATGCTAGACAAGATTTATCAATTGCGTCAAATATGTAATAAAAAGGGATTAGACCCTTGGATTGAGGTAGATGGAGGATTAAAGCCAGAAAACACCTGGAAAGTTATAGAAGCTGGTGCTAATTCTATCGTAGCCGGATCCGCTATATTTAAATCTGCAAATTATGCAGAAGCTATTAGAGGAATCCGGGAAAGTAAATCCTCTATACAATAA
- a CDS encoding ABC transporter ATP-binding protein: protein MTDSIILQVDQIVKRFLNHTTVAIDQVSFKLMQGEILGLLGPSGCGKTTLLRLIAGFEQPSVGTIELAGNIIASPYEVIPPEYRNTGMVFQDYALFPHLNIANNISFGLKKKKLSRNEVKQRISEALALVGLEGLEKRYPHQLSGGQQQRVALARALAPKPSLILLDEPLSNLDVQVRLQLRHEIRHVLKGTGITAIFVTHDQEEALAISDKIGVMSYGKIEQFGTPEEVYTHPSSRFVAEFVTQANFIPAKRKGKFWITEIGQWEAPSSFENIAEGDLMVRQEDIMLHPDDTGEIVICDRQFLGREYCYCLKTPSGCQIQARTSLQTQLLIGTRVKLAITPHSPQVFPVISFKTHKKKEISLLPM from the coding sequence ATGACAGATTCTATTATCCTTCAAGTTGATCAAATCGTTAAACGGTTTCTTAATCATACAACGGTAGCTATTGATCAGGTTAGCTTTAAGTTGATGCAAGGAGAAATTCTGGGATTGCTTGGTCCCTCAGGATGCGGAAAAACTACACTTTTGCGCTTAATCGCAGGTTTTGAGCAACCTTCTGTTGGAACTATAGAATTAGCAGGAAATATAATAGCTAGTCCTTATGAAGTAATACCTCCCGAATATAGAAATACAGGTATGGTTTTTCAAGACTATGCACTATTTCCTCACTTAAATATCGCTAACAATATCTCTTTTGGTTTAAAAAAGAAAAAATTAAGCAGAAATGAAGTGAAACAACGTATCAGTGAAGCCTTAGCTTTAGTAGGTCTAGAGGGGCTTGAAAAGCGTTATCCACATCAACTCTCAGGTGGACAACAACAAAGGGTAGCTTTAGCTAGGGCCTTGGCTCCGAAACCTTCATTAATCCTGCTGGATGAGCCATTAAGTAATCTTGACGTGCAAGTTCGTTTACAGTTAAGACATGAAATTCGCCATGTTTTAAAAGGAACAGGTATCACAGCAATTTTTGTTACTCACGATCAAGAAGAGGCTTTAGCAATATCCGACAAAATAGGAGTTATGTCTTACGGAAAAATTGAACAATTTGGAACTCCTGAAGAAGTTTATACTCATCCTTCATCACGCTTTGTCGCAGAATTTGTTACTCAAGCTAATTTTATTCCGGCCAAACGGAAAGGAAAATTTTGGATAACAGAGATAGGTCAATGGGAAGCTCCTTCAAGTTTTGAGAATATTGCAGAAGGAGACTTGATGGTCAGACAAGAAGATATTATGCTACATCCAGATGATACAGGTGAAATTGTAATTTGCGATCGTCAATTTTTAGGTAGAGAATATTGTTATTGTCTCAAAACCCCTTCTGGATGCCAAATTCAAGCAAGAACATCTTTACAAACTCAACTGCTTATTGGTACAAGAGTTAAATTAGCTATCACACCTCATTCTCCCCAAGTCTTTCCAGTAATTTCTTTCAAAACACATAAAAAGAAAGAAATCTCCTTGTTACCTATGTAA
- a CDS encoding phosphorylase family protein: MYKKNNFLDCWFDTLLVPQGAEYQAVLQGIKKNPNTINIKSIPAGVKAVTEFLEKWEQNPYFLKELPKTIMMIGLGGSLSPKHSIGDIIIYEECTSLESKTNECRQCDPFLSKLVIEKLKGKCTFGKGITGQYVMSSAKEKQVLGKIYKADVIDMEGIALLNWSRKWNISVIVIRVISDNCQQDLPDLRDVFGVDGKLQYFYLAYQMIKKPLSSIHLIYSSLKSLNVLKETIRQLIF; the protein is encoded by the coding sequence ATGTATAAAAAGAATAATTTTTTAGATTGTTGGTTCGATACACTTCTTGTGCCGCAAGGAGCAGAATATCAAGCAGTTCTTCAAGGAATCAAAAAGAATCCTAATACCATAAATATTAAGTCTATTCCAGCAGGAGTAAAAGCTGTTACCGAATTTTTAGAAAAGTGGGAACAAAACCCTTATTTTCTAAAGGAACTGCCTAAAACTATTATGATGATAGGTTTAGGTGGAAGCTTATCCCCCAAACATTCAATAGGGGACATAATAATATATGAAGAGTGTACTTCGCTAGAATCCAAAACTAATGAATGTAGACAATGTGATCCTTTCCTAAGTAAGTTAGTGATTGAAAAACTAAAAGGCAAGTGTACTTTTGGAAAAGGTATAACAGGTCAGTATGTTATGTCATCAGCAAAAGAAAAACAAGTTTTGGGGAAAATATATAAAGCTGATGTAATTGATATGGAAGGAATAGCTTTATTAAACTGGAGTCGGAAATGGAATATCTCAGTTATTGTGATAAGAGTTATTAGTGATAATTGCCAGCAAGATTTACCAGATTTACGTGATGTTTTTGGAGTTGATGGAAAGTTACAATATTTTTATTTAGCCTACCAAATGATTAAAAAACCATTATCCTCTATTCATCTAATATATAGTTCTTTAAAAAGTTTAAATGTTTTAAAAGAAACTATAAGGCAATTAATATTCTAA
- a CDS encoding YlqD family protein produces the protein MDEINTSLLLKRPVNLKVIVTARWKEEMQQQLQSQINQLDNQIQQIEMQEKRAVAELQKQNISSSSPQINQQIDNVSLQANHKKSEILEQKNQFLQQIQQVQVVELDQEVVQGQIENFFQVRKGDNLIQKLNIEIVIRDGVIEEIRGDI, from the coding sequence ATGGATGAAATAAATACCAGCTTACTGCTCAAAAGACCAGTTAACCTGAAAGTTATCGTGACTGCTCGTTGGAAAGAGGAAATGCAACAACAATTGCAATCACAAATAAATCAACTTGACAATCAAATACAACAAATAGAAATGCAAGAAAAAAGAGCAGTTGCTGAACTTCAGAAACAAAATATTTCTTCTTCTAGTCCTCAAATTAATCAACAAATTGATAACGTAAGTCTTCAAGCTAATCATAAAAAAAGTGAAATATTAGAGCAAAAAAATCAATTTTTGCAGCAAATTCAACAAGTTCAGGTTGTCGAATTAGATCAAGAAGTAGTTCAAGGACAAATAGAAAACTTTTTTCAAGTTAGGAAAGGAGATAATTTAATTCAAAAACTTAATATAGAAATTGTTATTCGCGATGGTGTAATTGAAGAAATAAGGGGAGATATCTAG
- a CDS encoding AMP-dependent synthetase/ligase translates to MTTIREYRNLQALSEIWAITATKFADIIALYDPHSKPEVKLTFSQLYEQLKIFAAGLQSLGIVENDKICLIADNSPRWFIADQGSMLAGASNAVRSSQSDPNELLHILQDSDSSILIVEDIKTLEKLYSFSDQFNLRLIILLSNEKSNLEIPVKVLNFTELMKLGKNFDLRSIVKKDTDLATLIYTSGTTGKPKGAMLSHGNILHQIRSLDTIIKPKPGDRILSILPSWHSYERSAEYFLLSQGCTLIYTNIRNFKNDLKKFKPHHMVGVPRLWESLYEVIQKQFREQSVAKEKIIKYCFENSLKFIVCRRIFNCLSLENLKPSFQTRAMAFIKLIALYPIHKLADLLVYRQIRDNLGGSFKTLISGGGSLAKHLDDFYEIIDIPILVGYGLTETSPVANARTHKHNLRGTAGQPIAGTEINIVDPNTRQILSKGKCGLILIRGPQVMQGYYKKIEETNKVKDSQGWFDSGDLGWLTPMNDLVITGRIKDTIVLSNGENIEPQPIEDACLRSVYIDQIMLVGQDQKMLGALIVPNLDMLKSWAEDQNLHLNIPSKDELKNVLADNDLYSQSIQDLYRKELKKEVQNRPGYRSDDLIKTFDFILEPFSIENNMMTQTLKMKRLVIMKHYQVIIDKMFNS, encoded by the coding sequence ATGACAACTATTCGCGAATATCGTAATTTACAAGCTTTATCGGAAATATGGGCAATTACAGCTACAAAATTTGCTGATATCATTGCACTTTATGATCCTCATAGTAAGCCAGAAGTTAAACTGACTTTTTCCCAATTATATGAACAGTTAAAAATTTTTGCAGCTGGACTTCAATCCTTAGGAATTGTAGAAAATGACAAAATTTGTTTAATTGCTGACAATAGTCCTCGTTGGTTTATAGCTGATCAAGGATCAATGCTTGCAGGAGCATCAAATGCAGTGCGATCTTCTCAGTCAGATCCTAATGAATTACTTCATATTCTTCAAGATAGTGATAGTAGTATACTTATTGTAGAAGATATAAAAACACTAGAAAAATTATATTCTTTTTCAGATCAATTTAATTTACGTTTAATTATTTTATTAAGTAATGAAAAAAGTAATTTAGAAATACCTGTGAAGGTTTTAAATTTTACTGAGCTTATGAAACTTGGTAAAAACTTTGACTTAAGATCTATTGTTAAAAAAGATACCGATCTGGCTACTTTAATTTATACCTCAGGAACAACAGGAAAGCCAAAAGGAGCTATGTTGTCTCACGGCAATATACTACATCAAATCAGGAGCTTAGATACCATAATCAAGCCTAAGCCAGGTGATCGTATCCTTAGTATATTGCCATCTTGGCATTCTTATGAACGTAGTGCAGAATATTTTTTACTTTCTCAAGGATGTACTTTAATTTACACAAATATTCGTAATTTTAAAAATGATCTAAAAAAATTCAAGCCGCACCACATGGTTGGTGTACCTCGTCTTTGGGAATCTTTATATGAAGTTATTCAAAAACAATTTAGAGAACAAAGTGTTGCAAAAGAAAAAATAATAAAATATTGTTTTGAAAATTCTCTCAAATTTATTGTATGTAGACGTATTTTTAACTGTCTTAGTTTAGAGAACTTAAAACCTTCTTTTCAAACAAGAGCTATGGCCTTTATAAAACTTATTGCTCTTTATCCAATACATAAACTAGCTGACTTATTAGTTTATCGTCAAATTCGAGATAATTTAGGAGGAAGCTTTAAAACACTTATTAGTGGAGGAGGATCTTTAGCAAAACACTTAGATGATTTTTATGAAATTATTGATATCCCTATATTAGTAGGATATGGTCTTACAGAAACTTCTCCTGTTGCTAATGCACGTACTCATAAACATAACTTAAGAGGAACAGCAGGGCAGCCGATTGCTGGAACTGAAATTAATATTGTAGATCCTAATACCAGACAAATCTTGTCTAAAGGAAAGTGTGGCTTAATACTCATTAGAGGACCACAAGTCATGCAAGGATACTATAAAAAAATAGAAGAAACTAACAAAGTTAAAGATTCTCAAGGATGGTTTGATAGTGGAGACTTAGGATGGTTAACTCCTATGAATGATCTTGTCATCACCGGGAGGATTAAAGATACTATTGTTTTAAGTAATGGAGAAAATATTGAACCTCAACCTATTGAAGATGCTTGTTTAAGAAGTGTATATATTGATCAAATCATGTTGGTTGGGCAGGATCAAAAAATGTTGGGAGCTTTAATAGTTCCAAATCTGGATATGTTAAAGTCTTGGGCAGAAGATCAAAATTTACACCTGAACATACCATCCAAAGATGAGTTAAAAAATGTCTTGGCTGATAATGATCTTTACTCACAATCAATTCAAGACTTATATCGTAAGGAGTTAAAGAAAGAAGTGCAAAATCGCCCAGGATATCGTTCAGATGATTTGATAAAAACTTTTGATTTTATATTAGAGCCATTTTCTATTGAAAATAATATGATGACTCAAACATTAAAAATGAAACGTCTTGTTATTATGAAACATTATCAGGTTATTATTGATAAAATGTTTAACTCTTAA
- a CDS encoding M15 family metallopeptidase has protein sequence MKGKQKQGMSLDIPEASRDTPNYKPSTPRKTNFLTVGLVSFGVLSFSVFLITRIFPPTSQKLFLSSKATTDFAPSSNLTTNKIENVLGHLPYTEASLEDLISVTSDGRIKLRTKAAKNFLRMQQDARKNGFTLVPISGFRTFNQQEYLFFEVKRRQNEETRKRAEVSAPPQYSEHHTGYAIDIGDGDSPSTHLNIEFENTLLFKWLKKNAAKYSFELSFPPNNIQNISYEPWHWRYVGDAHSLETFFKARNLQKESLQ, from the coding sequence ATGAAGGGAAAACAAAAGCAAGGAATGTCTTTAGATATACCTGAAGCATCGAGGGACACCCCGAATTATAAACCTAGCACACCTCGAAAGACTAACTTTCTTACAGTAGGTTTAGTTAGTTTTGGAGTTCTTAGTTTTAGTGTTTTTTTAATAACACGCATTTTTCCCCCAACATCACAAAAATTATTCTTGTCTTCTAAAGCAACAACTGATTTTGCTCCTTCGTCAAACTTGACTACTAATAAAATTGAAAATGTTCTTGGTCATTTGCCCTATACTGAAGCCTCTTTAGAGGATTTGATTTCAGTTACTAGTGATGGGCGCATCAAGCTCAGAACAAAAGCGGCTAAGAACTTCTTACGAATGCAACAAGATGCAAGAAAGAATGGTTTCACCTTAGTTCCAATATCTGGATTTAGAACCTTTAATCAACAAGAGTATTTATTTTTTGAAGTAAAGCGGCGCCAAAATGAGGAGACAAGAAAAAGAGCTGAAGTTAGTGCACCTCCTCAATACAGTGAACATCATACAGGGTATGCGATTGACATTGGAGATGGTGACTCTCCTTCAACACATTTGAATATAGAATTTGAAAATACACTTCTTTTTAAATGGTTAAAGAAAAATGCAGCTAAATATAGTTTTGAGCTATCTTTTCCACCAAATAATATTCAAAACATTAGTTATGAGCCTTGGCATTGGCGCTATGTTGGTGATGCTCATAGTTTAGAAACTTTTTTTAAGGCTCGAAATTTACAAAAAGAATCTTTACAATAA